From one Babesia bovis T2Bo chromosome 3, whole genome shotgun sequence genomic stretch:
- a CDS encoding coenzyme Q-binding protein COQ10 family protein, which translates to MSNRLNFLFTTNPYTYRRRQLLTIPRPCVYDTVLDIPSYETFLPWCKKSSWVDCVDLKQLSNHGGQRKATITVDFKLIKESYTSVVHFNPHDRIKAVAANNDLFEVLDTVWEFKDIGDATEVDFNIKFKFHSGMYQTITTYMGRTLSGSMVDHFVKECYRRHNLKKIPFQKEHVGI; encoded by the exons ATGTCAAATCGCCTAAACTTCCTTTTCACTACAAATCCTTACACCTATCGACGACGTCAATTGTTGACTATTCCCCGACCATGTGTGTACGATACTGTCCTGGATATACCAAgctatgaaacattttTGCCTTGGTGCAAG aagaGCAGTTGGGTTGACTGTGTAGATTTGAAGCAGCTGTCAAATCATGGAGGCCAAAGAAAGGCTACAATAACAGTTGATTTCAAGTTGATTAAAGAGTCGTACACTTCGGTGGTACATTTCAATCCACATGATCGCATAAAG GCTGTAGCCGCAAATAATGATTTATTCGAAGTCCTAGACACTGTTTGGGAATTCAAAGACATCGGTGATGCTACTGAAGTGGATTTCAACATCAAATTCAAGTTTCATTCGGGGATGTATCAAACTATAACTACTTATATGGGTCGTACGTTAAGCGGAAGTATGGTCGATCACTTTGTCAAAGAGTGTTATCGACGACACAATCTGAAGAAAATTCCCTTTCAAAAGGAGCATGTTGGAATCTAA